A window of the Trichoplusia ni isolate ovarian cell line Hi5 chromosome 4, tn1, whole genome shotgun sequence genome harbors these coding sequences:
- the LOC113493093 gene encoding uncharacterized protein LOC113493093, with translation MGALGVLSEGGSVVSVGRPGAAVCGALVAAARALRRRRPAACAAGEARAAAVARLAARLGWRRALLPPSPPRSECAAALQLLALALSAAHLEVRHEPISSEELTSKPDVVILCASRRSDAAGAAVAADDAGSAGPLALLLHVEECDPVPLSTFNNETHNALRLSNISLVVGESYVRYKKNSSSENFAADKRLSANTQWNNDDAVLIKNNVENMESVKQEPKHDLNRGLQTKSSNQRSASIADGDDDATSQSARRREVLRSGARTDRIDSLLPQTETTFFQRLLLLTDELLGKPQDTDDLGIYDKILKTVETEFEVENSTLDINKIDFHLYERSNGSSGLWKPAAVLSTTSTRSLELSDEWVTTVELVNVTVPLDRWSAAGSARAAPGAPPSSAAALSAVAACGALALATSTALLLRWVATRRRRRRRRRDAVLAPADFTFPVDERRRVGEGMETMLSCWLQQLHEFGGPELERPDLLKQPPCVAPRAPSAPSSTCSVNRVTVDRRIRYKGDVVHMKYLPATAGLELKRKATDVLLVMQNLRHENLNPFIGCLCDLRPALVFDNCWRGSLEDVLMADDIKLDWTFRLSLLTDLVKGMRYLHASPLRVHGRLSSRNCVVDSRWVLRVTDYGLPALFHAQGLPHPHRAARGFPRQSSTRRIKGHRKISGRIRLKTRPQDKEDAAKAPAKIPGPLRQQSRELWAFENSQYGRPAVKRCL, from the exons ATGGGCGCCCTCGGCGTGCTGAGCGAGGGCGGGTCGGTGGTGAGCGTGGGCAGGCCGGGCGCGGCGGTGTGCGGCGCGCtggtggcggcggcgcgcgcgctgcgcaggcggcggccggcggcgtgcgcggcggGCGAGGCTCGCGCGGCGGCTGTGGCCCGCCTGGCCGCGCGCCTGGGCTGGCGCCGCGCCCTACTGCCTCCCTCGCCGCCGCGCTCCGAGTGCGCCGCCGCGCTGCAGCTGCTCGCCCTCGCGCTCTCCGCCGCCCACTTGGAAGTGCGCCACGAGCCGATTTCATCTGAAGAATTGACTAGCAAACCTGACG TTGTGATCCTGTGTGCCTCTCGGCGTTCTGACGCGGCGGGAGCAGCGGTCGCGGCCGACGACGCCGGGAGTGCGGGGCCGCTGGCGTTGCTTCTGCATGTGGAAGAGTGCGATCCCGTGCCTCTTTCTACGTTTAACAATGAAACACATAACGCTTTGCGATTAAGCAATATCAGTTTAGTTGTAGGTGAATCCTATgtgagatataaaaaaaattcgtCCTCTGAAAATTTTGCTGCAGACAAACGTTTATCTGCGAATACTCAATGGAATAACGATGACGCcgttcttattaaaaataatgtcgaAAATATGGAATCCGTTAAACAAGAACCTAAACATGATCTAAATAGAGGACTGCAAACAAAATCATCAAACCAGCGCAGCGCCAGTATAGCCGACGGCGACGACGACGCTACGAGCCAGTCAGCTCGCCGCCGGGAAGTTCTGCGCTCCGGCGCACGGACTGATCGCATTGACTCATTGTTACCACAAACAGAAACCACATTTTTTCAACGGTTACTACTTCTCACAGATGAGCTCCTTGGAAAACCGCAGGACACGGACGATCTGGGAATATATGACAAAATACTGAAAACCGTTGAAACAGAATTTGAGGTGGAAAACTCAACATTAGACATCAATAAAATAGATTTCCACCTGTATGAAAGATCTAACGGTTCATCCGGCTTGTGGAAGCCCGCAGCCGTGCTCAGCACCACATCCACCAGGTCACTGGAGTTATCCGACGAGTGGGTGACGACCGTGGAGCTGGTGAACGTGACGGTCCCGCTGGACAGGTGGAGCGCGGCGGGCtcggcgcgcgcggcgcccgGCGCCCCGCCCAGCAGCGCCGCCGCGCTGTCCGCCGtggcggcgtgcggcgcgcTGGCGCTGGCCACCAGCACGGCGCTCCTGCTGCGCTGGGTGGCTACGAGGCGCCGCCGACGCCGACGACGTCGCGACGCCGTGCTTGCTCCAGCTGATTTCACTTTCCCGGTGGATGAGCGACGGCGCGTCGGAGAGGGCATGGAGACAATGCTATCTTGCTGGCTGCAGCAACTGCACGAGTTCGGCGGGCCCGAGCTGGAGCGACCCGACCTACTGAAGCAGCCTCCCTGCGTGGCTCCCCGCGCGCCCTCCGCGCCCTCTTCCACGTGTAGCGTCAACCGAGTAACGGTTGACCGGCGCATCCGTTACAAG GGCGACGTCGTGCATATGAAATATCTGCCGGCAACAGCAGGTCTCGAGCTCAAGCGCAAAGCAACCGATGTTTTGCTTGTTATGCAAAATTTGCGACATGAAAATTTAAATCCCTTTATTG GGTGTCTGTGCGACCTGCGGCCGGCCTTGGTGTTTGATAACTGCTGGCGAGGCTCGCTAGAGGACGTGTTGATGGCGGACGACATCAAGCTGGACTGGACGTTCCGCTTGTCGCTGCTGACAGACCTGGTGAAGGGCATGCGCTACCTGCACGCGTCGCCGCTGCGCGTGCACGGGCGCCTGTCGTCCCGCAACTGCGTGGTGGACTCGCGCTGGGTGCTGCGCGTCACGGACTACGGACTGCCGGCGCTCTTTCATGCACAGGGGCTGCCCCATCCACACCGCGCCGCTAGAG